In one window of Oryzias melastigma strain HK-1 linkage group LG5, ASM292280v2, whole genome shotgun sequence DNA:
- the LOC112144783 gene encoding SLIT-ROBO Rho GTPase-activating protein 3 isoform X1 produces MSSQAKVKKDKEIIAEYETQVKEIRNQLVEQFRCLEQQSESRLQLLQDLQEFLRRKAELQLEYSKGLDKLAERYSAKIRTSREHQHFKKDQNLLSTVNCWYLVLDQTRRESRDHATLSDIYNNNVIVRLAHVGEDVLRLFKKSKDIGVQMHEELVKVTNELYTVMKTYHMYHNESLSAENKLKEAEKQEEKHIGKGNDISVGLLRHAHDERPQRRSSVRKMEKLKEKRQAKYSENKLKCTKARNDYLLNLTATNALVAKYYIHDVSDMIDCCDLGYHASLGRTMRTYLSAEYSLETSRHEGLDLLEGAVESLDIRGDKLKFMDTHSQMFCPPARFDYQPHMGDEVCQVSAQQPVQTELLMRYHQLQSRLATLKIENEEVKKTLDATMQTLQDMLTVEDFDVSDAFQHSQSTESVKSASSDSYMSKANIAKRRANQQETEGFYFTKYKEYLNGSNLIVKLQAKHDLLKQTLGEGERAEYGTTRPPTLPPKPQRIRKPRPQSIFNHKLFNGNMEAFIQESGQPIPLVVESCIRYINLYGLQQQGIFRVPGSQVEVNDIKNAFQRGEDPLLDDQADHDINSVAGVLKLYFRELENPIFPKERFIDLISSTKLDSGVERAHHIQQIIVTLPRPVIVVMRYLFAFLNHLSQYSDENMMDPYNLAICFGPTLMPIPDEQDPVACQAHVNEVIKTIIIHHEAIFPAQRELEGPVYEKCMAGVEEYCESPHSEPGALDDIDNGTGPNTSDEEMEPIEAIAKFDYVGRSQRELSFKKGASLLLYMRASEDWWEGRHNGVDGLIPHQYIVVQDLDDAFSDSIQRSDSEMSTGPRHDDRTSSRSERQSACEHRSENRFGPAVGRVRFRSDGAVVPRHRNGADNQSPTRAADQPPRVLPRPCSPHKMAVGRSQTDSPEKRRLTTFSSAGSISLPDRKFVDSHVQRSSPGSVRHASLGDRKALEAEALAEDIEKTMNTALHELRELERQNVAKHAPDVVLDTLEPLKHPAGAQDVPASPLHTMVIRDPDAAQRRSSSSSSSETMTTFKPALSARRPSAPLRPPPVRPVRPAPVIGQGQGPHRSSSSSSSGLGSPGITPTERVFPKAPSPSPSTSSSSSDKQGNM; encoded by the exons GAAAGATCAGAATCTCCTCTCCACTGTGAACTGCTGGTATTTGGTCTTGGACCAGACCCGGCGAGAGAGCAGAGACCACGCAACTCTCAGCGACATCTACAACAACAACGTCATTGTCCGCCTGGCGCATGTTGGAGAGGATGTCCTCAGACTGTTCAAAAAG AGTAAAGACATCGGCGTGCAGATGCACGAGGAGTTAGTGAAGGTCACCAATGAACTTTACACA GTGATGAAGACGTACCACATGTACCATAACGAGAGTCTGAGTGCTGAGAACAAGCTGAAGGAGGCAGAGAAACAGGAAGAGAAGCACATCGGCAAAGGCAACGACATCAGTGTTGGCCTCCTGCGTCATGCTCACGATGAGCGCCCGCAGCGGCGGAGCTCCGTGAGGAAGATGGAAAAGCTGAAGGAGAAG AGACAAGCCAAGTACTCTGAAAACAAGCTGAAATGCACGAAAGCCCGCAACGACTATCTGCTCAATCTAACTGCTACTAACGCCTTAGTGGCCAAATACTACATCCATGATGTTTCAGACATGATCGAT TGTTGTGACTTGGGGTACCATGCTAGTCTGGGGCGCACCATGAGGACCTACCTGTCTGCTGAATATAGTCTGGAAACCTCACGCCACGAAGGCTTAGACTTACTGGAGGGAGCGGTAGAGTCGTTGGACATCAGAGGAGATAAGCTGAAGTTCATGGACACGCACAGTCAGATGTTTTGTCCGCCAGCGCGATTCGACTATCAGCCCCACATGGGGGACGAG GTGTGTCAGGTGAGTGCACAGCAGCCGGTCCAGACAGAGCTGCTGATGCGCTACCACCAGCTGCAGTCTCGCCTCGCCACGCTGAAGATAGAAAATGAAGAG GTCAAGAAGACTCTTGATGCCACCATGCAGACCCTTCAGGATATGCTTACTGTGGAGGATTTCGATGTGTCAGACGCCTTCCAGCACAGCCAGTCCACAGAGTCGGTCAAATCGGCCTCCTCTGACTCCTATATGAGCAAGGCTAACATTGCTAAGAGGAGAGCCAATCAGCAGGAGACGGAAGGCTTCTACTTCACT AAGTACAAGGAGTATCTGAATGGCAGCAACCTCATAGTGAAACTGCAAGCTAAGCATGACCTGCTGAAGCAGACGCTAGGAGAAG gaGAAAGAGCTGAATACGGGACGACAAG GCCCCCCACTCTTCCCCCTAAACCCCAGCGAATCCGGAAGCCTAGACCTCAGTCCATTTTTAACCATAAGCTGTTTAACGGCAATATGGAGGCCTTCATCCAG GAGTCGGGACAGCCGATACCTTTGGTGGTTGAAAGCTGCATTCGATACATCAATCTTTACG gtctgcagcagcagggcATCTTCCGCGTTCCAGGATCTCAGGTCGAAGTCAACGACATTAAGAATGCATTTCAAAGAG GCGAGGATCCTCTGCTGGACGATCAGGCGGATCATGACATCAACTCTGTGGCTGGAGTTCTGAAGCTTTACTTCCGCGAGCTGGAGAACCCCATCTTCCCTAAAGAGCGTTTCATCGACCTGATATCCTCCACCA AGCTCGACTCGGGCGTCGAGAGAGCTCATCACATCCAGCAGATAATCGTGACTCTTCCGCGGCCTGTCATCGTCGTCATGAGATACCTGTTCGCTTTCCTGAACCA TCTTTCCCAGTACAGCGACGAGAACATGATGGACCCGTACAACCTGGCTATCTGCTTCGGCCCGACCCTGATGCCCATCCCGGACGAGCAGGATCCCGTGGCCTGCCAAGCGCACGTTAACGAGGTCATTAAGACAATCATCATCCATCATGAGGCCATCTTCCCGGCCCAACGAGAACTCGAAGGACCTGTTTATGAGAAGTGCATGGCAGGGGTGGAAGAGTACTG CGAGAGTCCTCACAGTGAGCCGGGAGCTCTGGATGACATTGACAACGGCACTGGACCCAACACCAGCGATGAAG aaatgGAGCCGATCGAGGCCATCGCCAAATTTGACTATGTGGGTCGAAGTCAGAGGGAGCTGTCGTTCAAGAAGGGAGCCTCGCTGCTGCTGTACATGAGGGCTTCAGAGGACTGGTGGGAGGGCCGACACAACGGCGTGGACGGGCTGATCCCACATCAGTACATTGTAGTGCAAGACTT GGACGATGCGTTCTCAGACAGCATCCAGAGGTCTGACAGTGAGATGAGCACCGGACCGCGCCACGACGACCGAACCTCCTCCAGAAGCGAGCGCCAGTCTGCATGCGAGCACAGATCTGAGAACCGCTTCGGACCTGCAGTTGGACG AGTGCGATTTCGGTCCGACGGCGCCGTGGTTCCGCGCCACAGGAATGGAGCAGACAATCAGAGCCCCACCAGGGCTGCAGATCAGCCCCCCCGGGTCCTGCCCCGTCCCTGCAGCCCTCATAAGATGGCTGTTGGGAGGAGCCAAACAGACAGCCCCGAAAAGCGGCGCCTCACCACCTTCAGCAGCGCCGGGTCCATCAGCCTCCCTGACAGGAAGTTTGTCGACAGCCACGTTCAGCGGTCGTCGCCAGGCAGCGTTCGGCACGCCAGTCTAGGGGACCGCAAAGCGCTGGAGGCCGAAGCGCTGGCTGAG GACATTGAAAAAACCATGAACACAGCTCTGCATGAACTGCGAGAGCTGGAGAGGCAGAATGTAGCCAAGCACGCCCCCGATGTGGTCCTCGACACGTTGGAGCCCCTCAAGCACCCCGCTGGCGCCCAGGACGTGCCCGCCAGCCCCCTGCACACCATGGTGATCAGAGACCCCGACGCCGCCCAGCgccggagcagcagcagctcctcctccgaGACCATGACCACCTTCAAGCCCGCGCTGTCGGCGCGCAGGCCGAGCGCGCCTCTGAGGCCCCCGCCCGTCAGACCCGTCCGCCCGGCCCCCGTCATCGGGCAGGGCCAGGGGCCGCATcgctccagcagctccagctcGTCCGGTCTGGGCAGCCCGGGAATTACCCCCACGGAGAGGGTCTTCCCTAAAGCGCCGTCCCCGTCGCCgtccacctcctcctcttcctcggaCAAACAGGGCAACATGTAG
- the LOC112144783 gene encoding SLIT-ROBO Rho GTPase-activating protein 3 isoform X2: protein MSSQAKVKKDKEIIAEYETQVKEIRNQLVEQFRCLEQQSESRLQLLQDLQEFLRRKAELQLEYSKGLDKLAERYSAKIRTSREHQHFKKDQNLLSTVNCWYLVLDQTRRESRDHATLSDIYNNNVIVRLAHVGEDVLRLFKKSKDIGVQMHEELVKVTNELYTVMKTYHMYHNESLSAENKLKEAEKQEEKHIGKGNDISVGLLRHAHDERPQRRSSVRKMEKLKEKRQAKYSENKLKCTKARNDYLLNLTATNALVAKYYIHDVSDMIDCCDLGYHASLGRTMRTYLSAEYSLETSRHEGLDLLEGAVESLDIRGDKLKFMDTHSQMFCPPARFDYQPHMGDEVCQVSAQQPVQTELLMRYHQLQSRLATLKIENEEVKKTLDATMQTLQDMLTVEDFDVSDAFQHSQSTESVKSASSDSYMSKANIAKRRANQQETEGFYFTKYKEYLNGSNLIVKLQAKHDLLKQTLGEGERAEYGTTRGRRNIRARSQESGQPIPLVVESCIRYINLYGLQQQGIFRVPGSQVEVNDIKNAFQRGEDPLLDDQADHDINSVAGVLKLYFRELENPIFPKERFIDLISSTKLDSGVERAHHIQQIIVTLPRPVIVVMRYLFAFLNHLSQYSDENMMDPYNLAICFGPTLMPIPDEQDPVACQAHVNEVIKTIIIHHEAIFPAQRELEGPVYEKCMAGVEEYCESPHSEPGALDDIDNGTGPNTSDEEMEPIEAIAKFDYVGRSQRELSFKKGASLLLYMRASEDWWEGRHNGVDGLIPHQYIVVQDLDDAFSDSIQRSDSEMSTGPRHDDRTSSRSERQSACEHRSENRFGPAVGRVRFRSDGAVVPRHRNGADNQSPTRAADQPPRVLPRPCSPHKMAVGRSQTDSPEKRRLTTFSSAGSISLPDRKFVDSHVQRSSPGSVRHASLGDRKALEAEALAEDIEKTMNTALHELRELERQNVAKHAPDVVLDTLEPLKHPAGAQDVPASPLHTMVIRDPDAAQRRSSSSSSSETMTTFKPALSARRPSAPLRPPPVRPVRPAPVIGQGQGPHRSSSSSSSGLGSPGITPTERVFPKAPSPSPSTSSSSSDKQGNM from the exons GAAAGATCAGAATCTCCTCTCCACTGTGAACTGCTGGTATTTGGTCTTGGACCAGACCCGGCGAGAGAGCAGAGACCACGCAACTCTCAGCGACATCTACAACAACAACGTCATTGTCCGCCTGGCGCATGTTGGAGAGGATGTCCTCAGACTGTTCAAAAAG AGTAAAGACATCGGCGTGCAGATGCACGAGGAGTTAGTGAAGGTCACCAATGAACTTTACACA GTGATGAAGACGTACCACATGTACCATAACGAGAGTCTGAGTGCTGAGAACAAGCTGAAGGAGGCAGAGAAACAGGAAGAGAAGCACATCGGCAAAGGCAACGACATCAGTGTTGGCCTCCTGCGTCATGCTCACGATGAGCGCCCGCAGCGGCGGAGCTCCGTGAGGAAGATGGAAAAGCTGAAGGAGAAG AGACAAGCCAAGTACTCTGAAAACAAGCTGAAATGCACGAAAGCCCGCAACGACTATCTGCTCAATCTAACTGCTACTAACGCCTTAGTGGCCAAATACTACATCCATGATGTTTCAGACATGATCGAT TGTTGTGACTTGGGGTACCATGCTAGTCTGGGGCGCACCATGAGGACCTACCTGTCTGCTGAATATAGTCTGGAAACCTCACGCCACGAAGGCTTAGACTTACTGGAGGGAGCGGTAGAGTCGTTGGACATCAGAGGAGATAAGCTGAAGTTCATGGACACGCACAGTCAGATGTTTTGTCCGCCAGCGCGATTCGACTATCAGCCCCACATGGGGGACGAG GTGTGTCAGGTGAGTGCACAGCAGCCGGTCCAGACAGAGCTGCTGATGCGCTACCACCAGCTGCAGTCTCGCCTCGCCACGCTGAAGATAGAAAATGAAGAG GTCAAGAAGACTCTTGATGCCACCATGCAGACCCTTCAGGATATGCTTACTGTGGAGGATTTCGATGTGTCAGACGCCTTCCAGCACAGCCAGTCCACAGAGTCGGTCAAATCGGCCTCCTCTGACTCCTATATGAGCAAGGCTAACATTGCTAAGAGGAGAGCCAATCAGCAGGAGACGGAAGGCTTCTACTTCACT AAGTACAAGGAGTATCTGAATGGCAGCAACCTCATAGTGAAACTGCAAGCTAAGCATGACCTGCTGAAGCAGACGCTAGGAGAAG gaGAAAGAGCTGAATACGGGACGACAAG GGGAAGACGGAATATCCGAGCCAGGAGTCAG GAGTCGGGACAGCCGATACCTTTGGTGGTTGAAAGCTGCATTCGATACATCAATCTTTACG gtctgcagcagcagggcATCTTCCGCGTTCCAGGATCTCAGGTCGAAGTCAACGACATTAAGAATGCATTTCAAAGAG GCGAGGATCCTCTGCTGGACGATCAGGCGGATCATGACATCAACTCTGTGGCTGGAGTTCTGAAGCTTTACTTCCGCGAGCTGGAGAACCCCATCTTCCCTAAAGAGCGTTTCATCGACCTGATATCCTCCACCA AGCTCGACTCGGGCGTCGAGAGAGCTCATCACATCCAGCAGATAATCGTGACTCTTCCGCGGCCTGTCATCGTCGTCATGAGATACCTGTTCGCTTTCCTGAACCA TCTTTCCCAGTACAGCGACGAGAACATGATGGACCCGTACAACCTGGCTATCTGCTTCGGCCCGACCCTGATGCCCATCCCGGACGAGCAGGATCCCGTGGCCTGCCAAGCGCACGTTAACGAGGTCATTAAGACAATCATCATCCATCATGAGGCCATCTTCCCGGCCCAACGAGAACTCGAAGGACCTGTTTATGAGAAGTGCATGGCAGGGGTGGAAGAGTACTG CGAGAGTCCTCACAGTGAGCCGGGAGCTCTGGATGACATTGACAACGGCACTGGACCCAACACCAGCGATGAAG aaatgGAGCCGATCGAGGCCATCGCCAAATTTGACTATGTGGGTCGAAGTCAGAGGGAGCTGTCGTTCAAGAAGGGAGCCTCGCTGCTGCTGTACATGAGGGCTTCAGAGGACTGGTGGGAGGGCCGACACAACGGCGTGGACGGGCTGATCCCACATCAGTACATTGTAGTGCAAGACTT GGACGATGCGTTCTCAGACAGCATCCAGAGGTCTGACAGTGAGATGAGCACCGGACCGCGCCACGACGACCGAACCTCCTCCAGAAGCGAGCGCCAGTCTGCATGCGAGCACAGATCTGAGAACCGCTTCGGACCTGCAGTTGGACG AGTGCGATTTCGGTCCGACGGCGCCGTGGTTCCGCGCCACAGGAATGGAGCAGACAATCAGAGCCCCACCAGGGCTGCAGATCAGCCCCCCCGGGTCCTGCCCCGTCCCTGCAGCCCTCATAAGATGGCTGTTGGGAGGAGCCAAACAGACAGCCCCGAAAAGCGGCGCCTCACCACCTTCAGCAGCGCCGGGTCCATCAGCCTCCCTGACAGGAAGTTTGTCGACAGCCACGTTCAGCGGTCGTCGCCAGGCAGCGTTCGGCACGCCAGTCTAGGGGACCGCAAAGCGCTGGAGGCCGAAGCGCTGGCTGAG GACATTGAAAAAACCATGAACACAGCTCTGCATGAACTGCGAGAGCTGGAGAGGCAGAATGTAGCCAAGCACGCCCCCGATGTGGTCCTCGACACGTTGGAGCCCCTCAAGCACCCCGCTGGCGCCCAGGACGTGCCCGCCAGCCCCCTGCACACCATGGTGATCAGAGACCCCGACGCCGCCCAGCgccggagcagcagcagctcctcctccgaGACCATGACCACCTTCAAGCCCGCGCTGTCGGCGCGCAGGCCGAGCGCGCCTCTGAGGCCCCCGCCCGTCAGACCCGTCCGCCCGGCCCCCGTCATCGGGCAGGGCCAGGGGCCGCATcgctccagcagctccagctcGTCCGGTCTGGGCAGCCCGGGAATTACCCCCACGGAGAGGGTCTTCCCTAAAGCGCCGTCCCCGTCGCCgtccacctcctcctcttcctcggaCAAACAGGGCAACATGTAG
- the LOC112144783 gene encoding SLIT-ROBO Rho GTPase-activating protein 3 isoform X3: protein MHEELVKVTNELYTVMKTYHMYHNESLSAENKLKEAEKQEEKHIGKGNDISVGLLRHAHDERPQRRSSVRKMEKLKEKRQAKYSENKLKCTKARNDYLLNLTATNALVAKYYIHDVSDMIDCCDLGYHASLGRTMRTYLSAEYSLETSRHEGLDLLEGAVESLDIRGDKLKFMDTHSQMFCPPARFDYQPHMGDEVCQVSAQQPVQTELLMRYHQLQSRLATLKIENEEVKKTLDATMQTLQDMLTVEDFDVSDAFQHSQSTESVKSASSDSYMSKANIAKRRANQQETEGFYFTKYKEYLNGSNLIVKLQAKHDLLKQTLGEGERAEYGTTRPPTLPPKPQRIRKPRPQSIFNHKLFNGNMEAFIQESGQPIPLVVESCIRYINLYGLQQQGIFRVPGSQVEVNDIKNAFQRGEDPLLDDQADHDINSVAGVLKLYFRELENPIFPKERFIDLISSTKLDSGVERAHHIQQIIVTLPRPVIVVMRYLFAFLNHLSQYSDENMMDPYNLAICFGPTLMPIPDEQDPVACQAHVNEVIKTIIIHHEAIFPAQRELEGPVYEKCMAGVEEYCESPHSEPGALDDIDNGTGPNTSDEEMEPIEAIAKFDYVGRSQRELSFKKGASLLLYMRASEDWWEGRHNGVDGLIPHQYIVVQDLDDAFSDSIQRSDSEMSTGPRHDDRTSSRSERQSACEHRSENRFGPAVGRVRFRSDGAVVPRHRNGADNQSPTRAADQPPRVLPRPCSPHKMAVGRSQTDSPEKRRLTTFSSAGSISLPDRKFVDSHVQRSSPGSVRHASLGDRKALEAEALAEDIEKTMNTALHELRELERQNVAKHAPDVVLDTLEPLKHPAGAQDVPASPLHTMVIRDPDAAQRRSSSSSSSETMTTFKPALSARRPSAPLRPPPVRPVRPAPVIGQGQGPHRSSSSSSSGLGSPGITPTERVFPKAPSPSPSTSSSSSDKQGNM from the exons ATGCACGAGGAGTTAGTGAAGGTCACCAATGAACTTTACACA GTGATGAAGACGTACCACATGTACCATAACGAGAGTCTGAGTGCTGAGAACAAGCTGAAGGAGGCAGAGAAACAGGAAGAGAAGCACATCGGCAAAGGCAACGACATCAGTGTTGGCCTCCTGCGTCATGCTCACGATGAGCGCCCGCAGCGGCGGAGCTCCGTGAGGAAGATGGAAAAGCTGAAGGAGAAG AGACAAGCCAAGTACTCTGAAAACAAGCTGAAATGCACGAAAGCCCGCAACGACTATCTGCTCAATCTAACTGCTACTAACGCCTTAGTGGCCAAATACTACATCCATGATGTTTCAGACATGATCGAT TGTTGTGACTTGGGGTACCATGCTAGTCTGGGGCGCACCATGAGGACCTACCTGTCTGCTGAATATAGTCTGGAAACCTCACGCCACGAAGGCTTAGACTTACTGGAGGGAGCGGTAGAGTCGTTGGACATCAGAGGAGATAAGCTGAAGTTCATGGACACGCACAGTCAGATGTTTTGTCCGCCAGCGCGATTCGACTATCAGCCCCACATGGGGGACGAG GTGTGTCAGGTGAGTGCACAGCAGCCGGTCCAGACAGAGCTGCTGATGCGCTACCACCAGCTGCAGTCTCGCCTCGCCACGCTGAAGATAGAAAATGAAGAG GTCAAGAAGACTCTTGATGCCACCATGCAGACCCTTCAGGATATGCTTACTGTGGAGGATTTCGATGTGTCAGACGCCTTCCAGCACAGCCAGTCCACAGAGTCGGTCAAATCGGCCTCCTCTGACTCCTATATGAGCAAGGCTAACATTGCTAAGAGGAGAGCCAATCAGCAGGAGACGGAAGGCTTCTACTTCACT AAGTACAAGGAGTATCTGAATGGCAGCAACCTCATAGTGAAACTGCAAGCTAAGCATGACCTGCTGAAGCAGACGCTAGGAGAAG gaGAAAGAGCTGAATACGGGACGACAAG GCCCCCCACTCTTCCCCCTAAACCCCAGCGAATCCGGAAGCCTAGACCTCAGTCCATTTTTAACCATAAGCTGTTTAACGGCAATATGGAGGCCTTCATCCAG GAGTCGGGACAGCCGATACCTTTGGTGGTTGAAAGCTGCATTCGATACATCAATCTTTACG gtctgcagcagcagggcATCTTCCGCGTTCCAGGATCTCAGGTCGAAGTCAACGACATTAAGAATGCATTTCAAAGAG GCGAGGATCCTCTGCTGGACGATCAGGCGGATCATGACATCAACTCTGTGGCTGGAGTTCTGAAGCTTTACTTCCGCGAGCTGGAGAACCCCATCTTCCCTAAAGAGCGTTTCATCGACCTGATATCCTCCACCA AGCTCGACTCGGGCGTCGAGAGAGCTCATCACATCCAGCAGATAATCGTGACTCTTCCGCGGCCTGTCATCGTCGTCATGAGATACCTGTTCGCTTTCCTGAACCA TCTTTCCCAGTACAGCGACGAGAACATGATGGACCCGTACAACCTGGCTATCTGCTTCGGCCCGACCCTGATGCCCATCCCGGACGAGCAGGATCCCGTGGCCTGCCAAGCGCACGTTAACGAGGTCATTAAGACAATCATCATCCATCATGAGGCCATCTTCCCGGCCCAACGAGAACTCGAAGGACCTGTTTATGAGAAGTGCATGGCAGGGGTGGAAGAGTACTG CGAGAGTCCTCACAGTGAGCCGGGAGCTCTGGATGACATTGACAACGGCACTGGACCCAACACCAGCGATGAAG aaatgGAGCCGATCGAGGCCATCGCCAAATTTGACTATGTGGGTCGAAGTCAGAGGGAGCTGTCGTTCAAGAAGGGAGCCTCGCTGCTGCTGTACATGAGGGCTTCAGAGGACTGGTGGGAGGGCCGACACAACGGCGTGGACGGGCTGATCCCACATCAGTACATTGTAGTGCAAGACTT GGACGATGCGTTCTCAGACAGCATCCAGAGGTCTGACAGTGAGATGAGCACCGGACCGCGCCACGACGACCGAACCTCCTCCAGAAGCGAGCGCCAGTCTGCATGCGAGCACAGATCTGAGAACCGCTTCGGACCTGCAGTTGGACG AGTGCGATTTCGGTCCGACGGCGCCGTGGTTCCGCGCCACAGGAATGGAGCAGACAATCAGAGCCCCACCAGGGCTGCAGATCAGCCCCCCCGGGTCCTGCCCCGTCCCTGCAGCCCTCATAAGATGGCTGTTGGGAGGAGCCAAACAGACAGCCCCGAAAAGCGGCGCCTCACCACCTTCAGCAGCGCCGGGTCCATCAGCCTCCCTGACAGGAAGTTTGTCGACAGCCACGTTCAGCGGTCGTCGCCAGGCAGCGTTCGGCACGCCAGTCTAGGGGACCGCAAAGCGCTGGAGGCCGAAGCGCTGGCTGAG GACATTGAAAAAACCATGAACACAGCTCTGCATGAACTGCGAGAGCTGGAGAGGCAGAATGTAGCCAAGCACGCCCCCGATGTGGTCCTCGACACGTTGGAGCCCCTCAAGCACCCCGCTGGCGCCCAGGACGTGCCCGCCAGCCCCCTGCACACCATGGTGATCAGAGACCCCGACGCCGCCCAGCgccggagcagcagcagctcctcctccgaGACCATGACCACCTTCAAGCCCGCGCTGTCGGCGCGCAGGCCGAGCGCGCCTCTGAGGCCCCCGCCCGTCAGACCCGTCCGCCCGGCCCCCGTCATCGGGCAGGGCCAGGGGCCGCATcgctccagcagctccagctcGTCCGGTCTGGGCAGCCCGGGAATTACCCCCACGGAGAGGGTCTTCCCTAAAGCGCCGTCCCCGTCGCCgtccacctcctcctcttcctcggaCAAACAGGGCAACATGTAG